From Nocardioides daedukensis, the proteins below share one genomic window:
- the aat gene encoding leucyl/phenylalanyl-tRNA--protein transferase, with the protein MPTEPDATPWDFPDPSGVPDDLVALGADLRPGTLLRAYRSGFFPMPVDGELGWWSPQRRGVLPLDGVRITRSLRKSCKQFEIRVDTAFEEVIDACADPSRDGSWIEPEIRTAYVELHRLGWAHSVEAWRDGELAGGLYGVAAGGLFAGESMFHRVRDASKVALVGLVELLDDGREERLVDVQWQTDHLETLGVVEIARVDYLARLRAALALPLPERFD; encoded by the coding sequence GTGCCGACCGAACCAGACGCGACTCCTTGGGATTTTCCCGATCCCAGCGGTGTGCCCGACGACCTGGTCGCCCTCGGGGCCGACCTGCGCCCCGGCACCCTGCTGCGCGCCTATCGGTCGGGCTTCTTCCCGATGCCGGTCGACGGCGAGCTCGGCTGGTGGTCGCCGCAGCGCCGCGGGGTCCTGCCGCTGGACGGCGTACGCATCACCCGCTCGTTGCGCAAGTCCTGCAAGCAGTTCGAGATCCGCGTGGACACCGCATTCGAGGAGGTCATCGACGCCTGCGCCGACCCGTCGCGGGACGGCAGCTGGATCGAACCCGAGATCCGCACCGCCTACGTCGAGCTGCACCGGCTCGGCTGGGCGCACTCGGTCGAGGCCTGGCGCGACGGCGAGCTGGCCGGGGGACTGTACGGCGTTGCCGCGGGCGGACTCTTTGCCGGCGAGTCGATGTTCCACCGGGTCCGTGACGCCTCCAAGGTGGCCCTGGTCGGGCTGGTGGAGCTGCTCGACGACGGCCGCGAAGAACGGCTGGTCGACGTGCAGTGGCAGACCGATCACCTCGAGACGCTGGGCGTGGTGGAGATCGCGCGGGTCGACTACCTGGCTCGTCTGCGCGCGGCGCTCGCGCTGCCGCTGCCCGAGCGCTTCGACTGA
- a CDS encoding acetyl/propionyl/methylcrotonyl-CoA carboxylase subunit alpha: MLSSVLIANRGEIALRVIRAARALGIRSIAVYTDPDAGAPHAREADQAVHISSYLDIDAVVSAAQETGASAIHPGYGFLSERAEFARAVEEAGLKLVGPSSTVMEQMGRKDAAREIAVAAGVPVVPTNADEFPVLVKAAAGGGGKGMRIVRSAEEFDDAVAAAKREAASAFGDDTILVEKYVERGRHIEVQVIADHHGNVVHLFERDCSTQRRHQKVLEEAPAPTISSETRQLVLDSAVALSKQVGYTNAGTVEFLLDEATGQAYFLEMNTRLQVEHPVTEAVVAHNPAGDKVDLVQLQLRIAAGAELPFGQDDLWVDGHAIEARVYAEDPFNDFLPQAGTASLVHWPELARIDAALETGQVVSTSFDPMLGKIIVHGADREAARTALVRALDQATIFGLTTNTGFLRALAASDEFRDATIDTAWLDRNQVPTPENDIARIFAAWAAAPEVGRGPGQLDGWRDGARPAPITIELDRDVVVDRAAGTVDGNPVVESHSHGSRVDCRRTVLAIDGTRHGATTAVTAHRVEVVHRGQRHVFARPDLFADQGPAVGDGTILAPMPGTVLTVNVAVGDRVSAGDPLGAMEAMKMELALKAPFDGTVVEVNHAAGEQVALGVVLFTVDPDSEEAAE; this comes from the coding sequence ATGCTGAGTTCCGTCCTCATCGCCAACCGCGGCGAGATCGCGCTTCGGGTGATCCGTGCCGCCCGTGCGCTCGGCATCCGCAGCATCGCGGTCTACACCGACCCCGATGCCGGCGCGCCGCACGCGCGCGAGGCCGACCAGGCCGTGCACATCTCCTCCTACCTCGACATCGATGCCGTCGTCTCGGCCGCGCAGGAGACCGGCGCCAGCGCCATCCACCCCGGCTATGGCTTCCTCTCCGAACGCGCCGAGTTCGCTCGGGCCGTCGAGGAGGCCGGCCTCAAGCTGGTCGGCCCGAGCTCGACCGTGATGGAGCAGATGGGCCGCAAGGACGCCGCCCGCGAGATCGCCGTCGCCGCCGGAGTGCCGGTGGTCCCCACCAACGCCGACGAGTTCCCGGTCCTGGTCAAGGCCGCCGCCGGCGGTGGCGGCAAGGGCATGCGCATCGTGCGCAGTGCCGAGGAGTTCGACGACGCCGTGGCCGCCGCCAAGCGCGAGGCCGCCAGTGCCTTCGGCGACGACACGATCCTGGTCGAGAAGTACGTCGAACGCGGCCGCCACATCGAGGTGCAGGTCATCGCCGACCACCACGGCAACGTGGTCCACCTCTTCGAGCGCGACTGCTCCACCCAGCGCCGCCACCAGAAGGTGCTGGAGGAGGCTCCCGCCCCGACGATCAGCAGCGAGACGCGCCAACTCGTCCTCGACTCCGCGGTCGCGCTGTCGAAGCAGGTCGGCTACACCAACGCCGGCACCGTCGAGTTCCTGCTCGACGAGGCCACCGGTCAGGCCTACTTCCTGGAGATGAACACCCGCCTCCAGGTCGAGCACCCGGTCACCGAGGCCGTGGTCGCCCACAACCCGGCCGGCGACAAGGTCGACCTCGTCCAGCTGCAGCTGCGGATCGCGGCCGGTGCCGAGCTCCCGTTCGGCCAGGACGACCTCTGGGTCGACGGGCACGCGATCGAGGCCCGGGTCTATGCCGAGGACCCGTTCAACGACTTCCTTCCGCAGGCCGGCACCGCCAGCCTGGTGCACTGGCCCGAGCTGGCCCGGATCGATGCCGCCCTGGAGACCGGGCAGGTGGTCAGCACCAGCTTCGACCCGATGCTCGGCAAGATCATCGTCCACGGCGCCGATCGGGAGGCGGCCCGCACCGCCCTGGTCCGCGCGCTCGACCAGGCCACGATCTTCGGGCTGACCACGAACACCGGCTTCCTGCGCGCGCTCGCGGCCTCCGACGAGTTCCGCGACGCCACCATCGACACCGCCTGGCTCGACCGCAACCAGGTGCCGACACCGGAGAACGACATCGCCCGGATCTTCGCTGCCTGGGCGGCCGCGCCCGAGGTCGGCCGCGGTCCGGGCCAGCTCGACGGTTGGCGTGACGGTGCCCGTCCGGCCCCGATCACGATCGAGCTCGACCGCGACGTGGTCGTCGACCGGGCCGCCGGCACCGTGGACGGCAACCCCGTCGTCGAGTCGCACTCGCACGGCAGCCGCGTCGACTGCAGGCGGACCGTGCTCGCCATCGACGGCACCCGGCACGGGGCCACCACCGCGGTCACCGCCCACCGGGTCGAGGTCGTGCACCGCGGCCAGCGTCACGTCTTCGCCCGCCCCGACCTCTTCGCCGACCAGGGCCCAGCGGTCGGCGATGGCACCATCCTGGCCCCGATGCCGGGCACGGTGCTGACGGTCAACGTGGCAGTCGGCGACCGGGTCAGCGCAGGCGACCCGCTCGGCGCGATGGAGGCGATGAAGATGGAGCTCGCCCTCAAGGCTCCCTTCGACGGCACAGTGGTCGAGGTGAACCACGCGGCCGGGGAGCAGGTCGCGCTGGGCGTCGTACTGTTCACGGTGGATCCCGACTCCGAGGAGGCCGCCGAATGA
- a CDS encoding DMT family transporter: MSWFVLIVSGAFEAVWATALGKSEGLSRLGPSVVFFAALLVSMGGLAWAMRELPTGTSYAVWVGIGATLTVVWAMVTGEEPVTALRILLLAGIVGCVAGLKFLH; the protein is encoded by the coding sequence ATGTCGTGGTTCGTCCTCATCGTCTCCGGAGCCTTCGAAGCCGTCTGGGCCACCGCTCTGGGCAAGTCCGAGGGACTGAGCAGGCTCGGCCCGTCCGTCGTATTCTTCGCTGCCTTGCTGGTCAGCATGGGTGGGCTGGCCTGGGCGATGCGTGAGTTGCCGACCGGGACGTCGTACGCCGTGTGGGTGGGCATCGGCGCGACCCTCACCGTGGTCTGGGCGATGGTCACCGGCGAGGAGCCGGTCACCGCCCTGCGGATCCTGCTGCTGGCCGGGATCGTGGGTTGTGTGGCGGGGCTGAAGTTCCTGCATTGA
- a CDS encoding hydroxymethylglutaryl-CoA lyase, producing MTALPAKVTIWEVGARDGLQNEKSVVDVQTKAEFVRRLLAAGLPIVEATSFVHPKWVPQLADAAELMTMLDNPDLPVLVPNERGLDRALELGLKHIAIFGSATETFANKNLNRSLDEQFAMFEPTVVRAREAGMDVRAYVSMCFGDPWEGAVPIDQVVSVGKRLFDLGASQLSLGDTIGVGTAGHVKQLITAFGEAGLGTDALAVHFHDTYGQALANAYAALEVGITTFDASAGGLGGCPYAESATGNLATEDLVWMLNGLGIEHGVDLDSLVATSVWMAEKLGRESPSRVVTALA from the coding sequence ATGACCGCCCTGCCCGCCAAGGTCACGATCTGGGAGGTCGGCGCCCGCGACGGCCTGCAGAACGAGAAGTCCGTGGTCGACGTGCAGACCAAGGCCGAGTTCGTACGCCGCCTGCTCGCCGCTGGCCTGCCGATCGTCGAGGCAACCAGCTTCGTGCACCCCAAGTGGGTGCCGCAGCTCGCCGACGCGGCCGAGCTGATGACGATGCTGGACAACCCCGATCTCCCGGTGCTGGTCCCCAACGAGCGTGGCCTGGACCGGGCGCTGGAGCTCGGCCTCAAGCACATCGCGATCTTCGGCAGCGCCACCGAGACCTTCGCCAACAAGAACCTGAACCGCAGCCTGGACGAGCAGTTCGCCATGTTCGAACCGACGGTGGTGCGTGCGCGCGAGGCCGGGATGGACGTCCGCGCCTATGTCTCGATGTGCTTCGGCGACCCGTGGGAGGGTGCGGTCCCGATCGACCAGGTGGTCTCGGTGGGCAAGCGACTCTTCGACCTCGGTGCCAGCCAGCTCAGTCTCGGCGACACGATCGGGGTCGGCACCGCCGGCCACGTCAAGCAGCTGATCACCGCCTTCGGCGAGGCCGGACTCGGCACCGACGCGCTCGCGGTGCACTTCCACGACACCTACGGCCAGGCGCTGGCCAACGCCTATGCGGCACTCGAGGTCGGGATCACCACCTTCGACGCCAGCGCCGGCGGCCTGGGCGGCTGCCCCTATGCCGAGAGCGCGACCGGCAACCTGGCCACCGAGGACCTGGTCTGGATGCTCAACGGCCTGGGCATCGAGCACGGCGTGGACCTGGACTCGCTGGTCGCGACCAGCGTGTGGATGGCGGAGAAGCTCGGTCGGGAGAGCCCGAGCCGAGTGGTCACCGCCCTCGCCTGA
- a CDS encoding EcsC family protein yields the protein MGIGSTVGKKFAPKITDLAPQYTHGFIREALKRAIEGIGPLDSAAEAASNKLAKAGGNVDEAVDKTILRHVEYAGAQGFATNIGGLVTAAATIPVNITGLALIQVRMVAVIASLRGHDLADPKVQTAVLLCLLGESDVKRVIKEGRIPAPPMAIATAPAHDPQLDTTISGVVAAELLSAVAGKRMATTVGRRVPVLGGAVGMSADAWSTWRIGRYAAKELLARPQLNKKR from the coding sequence ATGGGCATTGGAAGCACGGTCGGCAAGAAGTTCGCTCCGAAGATCACGGACCTGGCGCCGCAATACACCCACGGCTTCATCCGCGAGGCACTCAAGCGCGCCATCGAGGGCATCGGACCGCTGGACTCCGCGGCCGAGGCCGCGAGCAACAAGCTCGCCAAGGCCGGCGGTAACGTCGACGAGGCGGTCGACAAGACCATCCTGCGCCACGTGGAGTACGCCGGCGCGCAGGGCTTCGCGACCAACATCGGCGGTCTCGTCACCGCGGCTGCCACCATCCCCGTCAACATCACCGGCCTGGCGCTGATCCAGGTTCGGATGGTCGCCGTCATCGCCTCGCTGCGGGGTCATGACCTCGCCGACCCGAAGGTGCAGACCGCCGTACTGCTCTGCCTGCTCGGTGAGTCCGACGTGAAGCGGGTGATCAAGGAGGGCCGGATCCCTGCTCCCCCGATGGCGATCGCGACCGCGCCGGCCCATGACCCTCAGTTGGACACCACGATCTCCGGTGTCGTCGCCGCCGAGCTCCTTTCGGCCGTGGCCGGCAAGCGGATGGCCACCACCGTCGGTCGGCGCGTCCCGGTGCTCGGCGGTGCGGTCGGGATGAGCGCCGATGCGTGGTCGACCTGGCGAATCGGTCGTTATGCGGCCAAGGAGCTGCTGGCACGCCCCCAACTCAACAAGAAGCGCTGA
- a CDS encoding Fpg/Nei family DNA glycosylase yields MPELPEVEALTHDLAARLDGRVISAVHLAAFSALKTFDPPLSAVEGTFVEGVTRHGKFIDISTGGIHLIVHLARAGWIRWRDEVPETPPRPGGKSPLAVRIVLDDPETDERSGLDITEAGTKKSLALYVVRSPQDVEGIARLGPDPLDDAFTVDVLQQILTDAGRSQLKGVLRHQGTIAGIGNAYSDELLHAAKMSPFTPASSLDADQVALLHAAIRDVLSAAVQRADGVAMSELKGEKKSNLAVHGKTGKACPVCGDIVREVSFADSSLQYCATCQTGGKPLADRRTSKFLK; encoded by the coding sequence ATGCCCGAGTTGCCCGAGGTCGAGGCACTGACCCACGACCTGGCCGCCCGCCTCGACGGTCGCGTGATCAGCGCCGTCCACCTTGCCGCGTTCAGCGCGCTGAAGACCTTCGACCCGCCGCTCTCCGCCGTGGAGGGCACCTTCGTCGAGGGCGTCACGCGACACGGCAAGTTCATCGACATCTCCACAGGCGGCATCCACCTGATCGTCCACCTGGCACGCGCCGGTTGGATCCGTTGGCGCGACGAGGTCCCCGAGACCCCACCACGCCCTGGTGGAAAGTCACCGCTCGCGGTCCGGATCGTGCTCGACGACCCCGAAACCGACGAGCGCAGCGGGCTCGACATCACCGAGGCCGGGACCAAGAAGAGTCTCGCGCTGTACGTCGTACGCTCACCGCAGGACGTCGAGGGCATCGCCCGCCTCGGCCCCGATCCCCTGGACGACGCGTTCACTGTCGATGTCCTGCAGCAGATCCTCACCGACGCCGGTCGCTCGCAACTCAAGGGCGTGTTGCGCCACCAGGGCACCATCGCCGGCATCGGGAACGCCTATTCGGACGAGCTCCTGCATGCCGCGAAGATGTCCCCGTTCACGCCGGCCAGCTCACTCGACGCCGACCAGGTCGCGCTGCTGCACGCGGCGATCCGCGACGTGCTCTCCGCCGCCGTGCAGCGCGCGGACGGCGTGGCGATGAGCGAGCTCAAGGGTGAGAAGAAGTCGAACCTGGCCGTGCACGGCAAGACCGGCAAGGCGTGCCCGGTGTGTGGCGACATCGTGCGGGAGGTGTCGTTCGCGGACTCGAGCCTGCAATATTGCGCGACCTGCCAGACCGGCGGAAAGCCGCTCGCAGATCGACGGACCAGCAAGTTCCTCAAGTAG
- a CDS encoding benzoate/H(+) symporter BenE family transporter — protein sequence MTQRAAGADTTHAVLAGVVTGVVGFTSSFAVVLTGLAAVGASPDQAASGLLALCLTMGLGTVFFSWRLKVPITMAWSTPGAALLATAAVPHGGFGAAVGAFMVCGVLLAVCGLVRPLGALVARIPAPLANGMLAGVLLTLCAAPFLAVVEEPVAILPVMATWLALMAFARRWAVPGALVAAVVVMAATGTFGDLAPADGVPVVELVAPTWNAGALIAVAVPLFIVTMTSQNIPGIAVLAGFGYRPDMRGPLTYAGTSSVIGAVGGGHAINLAAISAALAAGPEAHPDPDRRWIAGVSCGVTYLAFGPLSSLITAVAGAAPPGLVETIAGLALLGTLAGAASAALGDGDHREAAALTIVVAASGMTIVGVGAAFWSLVAGAAYLMVMRLAKR from the coding sequence ATGACGCAGCGGGCCGCGGGCGCGGACACCACCCACGCGGTGTTGGCCGGCGTGGTCACCGGTGTCGTCGGGTTCACCAGCTCATTCGCGGTGGTGCTCACCGGTCTGGCCGCGGTCGGGGCCTCGCCGGACCAGGCCGCCTCCGGCCTGCTCGCCCTCTGCCTGACGATGGGCCTCGGCACGGTGTTCTTCTCGTGGCGACTCAAGGTGCCGATCACGATGGCGTGGTCGACGCCCGGTGCGGCACTGCTCGCGACCGCCGCCGTACCCCACGGTGGGTTCGGTGCAGCTGTCGGCGCGTTCATGGTCTGCGGCGTACTGCTGGCGGTGTGCGGACTGGTCCGGCCCCTCGGCGCCCTGGTCGCGCGGATCCCGGCGCCCCTGGCCAACGGCATGCTCGCCGGCGTGCTCCTCACCCTGTGCGCGGCACCGTTCCTGGCGGTGGTCGAGGAGCCGGTGGCGATCCTCCCGGTGATGGCGACGTGGCTGGCGCTGATGGCGTTCGCGCGCCGTTGGGCGGTCCCGGGCGCCCTGGTCGCGGCGGTCGTGGTGATGGCGGCCACCGGCACCTTCGGCGACCTGGCACCTGCGGACGGCGTACCCGTCGTCGAACTCGTCGCACCCACCTGGAACGCCGGCGCACTCATCGCCGTCGCGGTGCCGCTGTTCATCGTCACGATGACCTCGCAGAACATCCCCGGCATCGCCGTGCTGGCCGGTTTCGGCTATCGACCCGACATGCGCGGACCTCTCACCTATGCCGGTACGTCGTCGGTGATCGGCGCGGTCGGTGGCGGGCACGCGATCAACCTGGCCGCCATCTCGGCCGCGCTCGCAGCCGGCCCCGAGGCGCATCCCGACCCGGACCGGCGCTGGATCGCGGGTGTCTCGTGCGGGGTGACCTATCTGGCCTTCGGCCCGCTCTCCTCGCTGATCACCGCAGTCGCGGGCGCGGCCCCGCCGGGGCTGGTCGAGACCATCGCCGGTCTGGCACTGCTCGGGACGTTGGCCGGTGCGGCCTCGGCAGCACTGGGCGACGGCGACCACCGCGAGGCGGCGGCGCTGACCATCGTCGTGGCGGCGTCTGGGATGACGATCGTCGGTGTCGGAGCGGCGTTCTGGAGCCTGGTCGCGGGTGCGGCATACCTGATGGTGATGCGGCTCGCCAAACGTTGA
- a CDS encoding DUF5926 family protein produces the protein MGKSSRKKNRAAEAPAVDGAVGPRQPCPCGSGRRYKACHGAADGPPPAFVARPFEGYASETDLVALRELVPAATAPLKLKDSDREVRLCTLLPGAAPAMVREGGAIWLGLQVQHAYGDPARDLGAVLTKAVEHAEAGETGIVGLTEAPGEGPRFTDLVEDEALEVTVHEGFGYWLDDVEDRTPEMDAALDQANGSVHPTVKLKGVEAAYWTNVGSKEHLRWAMPEDEDALLNALTRLHTKGADTLVEGGRLVGMFRAHGVLVPVWDLPVGTGAEVLEEPAKKFAAELADALADDSELTSAERSAKSSLAGRQVTIR, from the coding sequence ATGGGAAAGAGCTCTCGCAAGAAGAACCGCGCCGCTGAAGCGCCCGCCGTCGACGGTGCGGTCGGCCCGCGCCAGCCCTGCCCGTGTGGCTCGGGCCGTCGCTACAAGGCCTGCCACGGTGCCGCGGACGGACCGCCGCCCGCGTTCGTGGCCCGCCCGTTCGAGGGCTATGCCAGCGAGACCGACCTGGTCGCCCTGCGCGAGCTCGTGCCCGCCGCGACCGCGCCGCTGAAGCTGAAGGACAGCGACCGCGAGGTCCGCCTGTGCACCCTGCTGCCCGGCGCCGCGCCGGCGATGGTCCGCGAGGGCGGAGCGATCTGGCTCGGCCTGCAGGTGCAGCACGCGTATGGCGACCCCGCGCGCGACCTGGGTGCCGTGCTGACCAAGGCCGTCGAGCACGCCGAGGCGGGTGAGACCGGCATCGTCGGGCTGACCGAGGCGCCCGGTGAGGGCCCGCGGTTCACCGACCTGGTCGAGGACGAGGCACTTGAGGTCACCGTGCACGAGGGTTTCGGTTATTGGCTGGACGACGTCGAGGACCGCACCCCCGAGATGGACGCCGCACTCGACCAGGCCAACGGCTCGGTGCACCCGACGGTGAAGCTGAAGGGTGTCGAGGCGGCGTATTGGACCAATGTCGGCTCCAAGGAGCACCTGCGTTGGGCGATGCCCGAGGACGAGGACGCGCTGCTCAATGCGCTGACCCGGTTGCACACCAAGGGTGCCGACACGCTCGTCGAGGGCGGCCGCCTGGTCGGCATGTTCCGTGCGCACGGCGTGCTCGTCCCGGTGTGGGACCTGCCCGTCGGCACCGGCGCAGAGGTTCTCGAGGAGCCCGCGAAGAAGTTCGCCGCAGAGCTCGCCGACGCACTGGCGGACGACTCGGAGCTGACCTCCGCGGAGCGTTCCGCGAAGTCGTCACTGGCTGGCCGGCAGGTCACCATCCGCTGA
- a CDS encoding rhodanese-like domain-containing protein, with protein sequence MRVPTVSIDAVPNPLPAGLHVLDVREDAEWRAGHIEGALHIPMMELGERLDDVPLEQTLVVCKVGGRSAQASAWLVSQGRDVVNLDGGMLDWAAAGRPMLSETGQDPQVL encoded by the coding sequence ATGCGAGTTCCCACCGTGAGCATCGACGCCGTCCCCAACCCGCTTCCCGCAGGCCTCCACGTCCTCGACGTCCGCGAGGACGCCGAGTGGAGGGCCGGCCACATCGAGGGCGCCCTGCACATCCCGATGATGGAGCTCGGCGAGCGACTCGACGACGTACCCCTCGAGCAGACCCTGGTGGTGTGCAAGGTCGGCGGCCGCTCCGCACAGGCATCCGCGTGGCTGGTGAGCCAGGGGCGCGACGTGGTGAACCTCGACGGCGGCATGCTCGACTGGGCGGCGGCCGGACGACCGATGCTCAGCGAGACCGGTCAGGACCCGCAGGTCCTCTGA
- a CDS encoding glycerophosphodiester phosphodiesterase family protein, with protein sequence MQVVAHRGASHDIAEHTLGAYLEAIRIGADGLECDVRLTADGHLVCVHDRDLRRTASNSGVVSTMELAELDAFDFGSWKNPWHDLDDEAPDLDPALNKVLTLRKLLETVASAGRRVELAIETKHPTRFGGLVERRLVELLDEFGWAGADSPVRVMSFSFTALQRVENLAAGLDKVMLIDKAHHWPMLRRMIGKKWIVGPGIGELTDHPGLARRLRDSDRRIHVWTVNTDAQLALCESLGVETIISDRPAYMLERVRR encoded by the coding sequence ATGCAGGTCGTTGCCCACCGCGGTGCCAGCCACGATATTGCCGAGCACACGCTCGGTGCCTACCTCGAGGCGATCCGGATCGGAGCCGACGGGCTCGAGTGCGACGTACGGCTCACTGCCGACGGGCACCTGGTCTGCGTGCACGACCGCGACCTACGGCGTACGGCGTCCAACAGCGGCGTGGTCTCCACGATGGAGCTGGCCGAGCTCGACGCCTTCGACTTCGGCAGCTGGAAGAACCCTTGGCACGACCTCGACGACGAGGCGCCCGACCTGGACCCGGCGCTGAACAAGGTGCTCACCCTGCGCAAGCTCCTCGAGACCGTGGCCAGTGCCGGACGTCGCGTGGAGCTGGCCATCGAGACCAAGCACCCCACCCGGTTCGGCGGTCTGGTTGAGCGCAGGCTCGTCGAGCTGCTCGACGAGTTCGGCTGGGCGGGTGCCGACTCGCCGGTGCGGGTGATGAGTTTCTCGTTCACCGCGTTGCAGCGCGTCGAGAACCTGGCGGCCGGGCTGGACAAGGTGATGCTCATCGACAAGGCCCACCACTGGCCGATGCTGCGCCGGATGATCGGCAAGAAGTGGATCGTCGGACCCGGCATCGGCGAGCTCACCGACCACCCCGGACTGGCCCGTCGGCTCCGCGACTCGGATCGCCGGATCCACGTGTGGACGGTCAACACCGACGCGCAGCTGGCGCTGTGCGAGAGCCTCGGGGTGGAGACCATCATCAGCGACCGGCCGGCGTACATGCTCGAGCGGGTTCGCCGGTAG
- a CDS encoding AAA family ATPase produces MDPIRNPYAPGAGQRPPELAGRDEQLAAFDVVLERVARGRPERSLVLTGLRGVGKTVLLNALRSSAVRRHWGTGKLEARPDQGLRRPLSSALHQAIRELGHPQEDDVDHVLGVIRSFAQRDAGPNARLREQWNPGIDAPLVKGRADSGDIEIDLVELFTDIGGLAADVGKGVAVFIDEMQDLGPDDVSALCAACHEISQSGLPVIVVGAGLPHLPAVLSASKSYSERLFRYQRIDRLSREAADRALSAPAEDEDACFTEDALGQMYAVTGGYPYFIQAYGKAVWDQAPRSPITAEDVAVAAPEAEEELAVGFFGSRFERATPGERDYLRAMADAAIAIAASGDEELDDIGSVPTSDVATALGKKPQSLSPARDALLKKGLIYSGERGRIAFTVPHFGRYLRDHA; encoded by the coding sequence GTGGACCCGATCAGGAACCCCTACGCGCCCGGCGCCGGCCAGCGGCCGCCCGAGCTCGCCGGTCGCGACGAGCAGCTCGCCGCCTTCGACGTCGTGCTCGAGCGCGTGGCTCGGGGGCGTCCGGAGCGTTCCCTGGTCCTGACCGGACTGCGCGGTGTCGGCAAGACCGTCCTGCTCAACGCGCTCCGCTCGTCCGCGGTGCGTCGGCACTGGGGGACCGGCAAGCTCGAGGCGCGTCCCGACCAGGGCCTGCGGCGCCCACTGTCTTCTGCCCTGCACCAGGCGATCCGCGAGCTCGGCCACCCCCAGGAGGACGACGTCGACCACGTGCTCGGCGTGATCCGGTCCTTCGCCCAGCGCGACGCCGGCCCCAACGCCAGGCTGCGTGAGCAGTGGAACCCGGGGATCGATGCGCCCCTGGTGAAGGGTCGCGCGGACTCCGGTGACATCGAGATCGACCTGGTCGAGCTGTTCACCGACATCGGCGGGCTCGCTGCCGACGTCGGCAAGGGCGTCGCGGTCTTCATCGACGAGATGCAGGACCTCGGGCCCGACGACGTCTCCGCGCTGTGCGCCGCCTGCCACGAGATCAGCCAGTCCGGCCTACCGGTGATCGTGGTCGGTGCGGGACTGCCGCACCTTCCGGCGGTGCTGTCGGCGTCGAAGTCCTATTCCGAGCGGCTCTTCCGCTATCAACGCATCGACCGACTCTCCCGCGAGGCCGCGGACCGCGCGCTCTCCGCGCCCGCCGAGGACGAGGACGCCTGCTTCACCGAGGACGCGCTGGGGCAGATGTATGCCGTCACCGGCGGCTATCCCTATTTCATCCAGGCCTATGGCAAGGCGGTGTGGGACCAGGCGCCCCGCTCGCCGATCACTGCGGAGGACGTCGCGGTTGCGGCGCCCGAGGCGGAGGAGGAGCTCGCGGTCGGCTTCTTCGGCAGTCGCTTCGAGCGGGCCACGCCCGGCGAGCGCGACTACCTGCGGGCGATGGCCGATGCCGCGATCGCGATTGCCGCCTCAGGTGACGAGGAGCTGGACGACATCGGGTCGGTGCCGACCTCGGATGTGGCCACGGCGCTCGGCAAGAAGCCTCAGTCCCTCTCCCCGGCCCGCGATGCGTTGTTGAAGAAGGGGCTGATCTATTCGGGGGAGCGCGGCCGGATCGCTTTCACCGTGCCGCACTTCGGGCGTTATCTGCGCGACCACGCCTGA